The Acidimicrobiales bacterium DNA window TGTCGTGCTTGAGTGCCTCCTGCATACCAACCCCGAGGGTGGGAAAGAGGAAGGCCGACTCCAGGCCCTGGTCGTCCATTACGGAAAGTCGGGCGGTTGGGTCCCGGAACTCTGGGTGCTCGGAGATCGAGTCGAGGTCGCCGAACATGGTGGCCAGGTCCAAGCCCTCAGTGTTGCGGCCCCTGAAGTAGTCCTCGAGGCTGCCCGGGCGGGCGATCGGGTCGAAGGTGGGATTCGGGATGAACTTGTTGATCCGGCCGCCCACCAACAGGCGCTTCTTTCCGTTCACCTCTGCCCACTGCATGCACCGCTTGGCCATCGAGGGATCGATGTGCCTGGTGAAAGCATCTTCAGCTTCGTAGTAGTGGTTGTCGGCGTCGAAGGCACGGAAGTCCGGTCGGGCCATTCGACGAGCGTACTCCCGTGTCCCCTCAGGCCTGAAGGCTGGGGACGGCTACGACCCCACCTTGTGTCCCCACTAGTGTTGGCTGGCGCATTCACCGAAGATCGCAGGTCGCTGTGGAACACATCCGCTACGAGACGGACGGGCCGATCGGGGTGATAACCCTCGACCGGACCGAGAAAGCCAACGCGGTCGACCAACAGGCGCTGGATGAGTTGAACGCGGCTTTCGAGGAGGCGGCGGCCGACCGTGAGATCCGGGTAATTGTCTTGCGAGCCGAGGGCAAGCACTTCTGCGCAGGCCATGACATCACGGTCAGCAACACAGCGGTCGGTCGGGAGGCCGGGGAGGCCACGCCCCGGACTGCGGTTGACTGGGACGTCCGCGGCCTTCAGGCCATCTACGAGTGGGAGACAATCCACTACCTGGGCTACAGCCGCCGGTGGCGCGACATCCCCAAGCCGACCATTGCTGCTGTACAGGGACAGTGCATCGCCGGTGGCTTGATGCTGTGCTGGCCCTGCGACCTGATTGTGGCTGCCGACAACGCCCGGTTCTCCGACCCCGTCGTGCGTATGGGCATCGGCGGGGTGGAATACCACGCCCACACCTGGGAAGTGGGTGCCCGGAAAGCCAAGGAGATGCTGTTCACCGCCCAGCCGATCACC harbors:
- a CDS encoding enoyl-CoA hydratase — protein: MEHIRYETDGPIGVITLDRTEKANAVDQQALDELNAAFEEAAADREIRVIVLRAEGKHFCAGHDITVSNTAVGREAGEATPRTAVDWDVRGLQAIYEWETIHYLGYSRRWRDIPKPTIAAVQGQCIAGGLMLCWPCDLIVAADNARFSDPVVRMGIGGVEYHAHTWEVGARKAKEMLFTAQPITAQQALELGMVNRVVPLDDLLSETMDLASQIAEMHPFALAQAKRAVNQTLDVQGFYSALQSVFDIHQTGHGNAMTVGDYPILVNLDQMKDTNRD